A stretch of the Fusarium musae strain F31 chromosome 2, whole genome shotgun sequence genome encodes the following:
- a CDS encoding hypothetical protein (EggNog:ENOG41), protein MPLEVIYVTRHGFRSGWSVDPLTGVYTGFIRSPTGIPADPALTSHGVSQSKEMGKHLMTLDPPIDAVYSSPYYRCLQTITPFVELKQQQLNDQPGIRGSAAARIRPEHGIGEFFGAAPFDHPTPAPSKRLKELFPAYDEDYSSAVTPYRKGETISDLYGRVAAAVRAIIERCDAEGHRAVVLCTHAAVVIALGRILTGRIPKAVEEEDFHAFTCGLSTYRRQGPGLKRTTMLGPSKFVL, encoded by the exons ATGCCCCTCGAGGTCATATATGTCACTCGTCACGGA TTCCGTTCTGGATGGAGTGTCGACCCTCTCACTGGCGTGTACACTGGGTTCATCCGATCGCCAACAGGAATTCCCGCGGACCCGGCCTTGACGTCTCATGGGGTCTCACAATCAAAAGAGATGGGCAAACATCTCATGACCCTGGATCCTCCCATCGATGCTGTATACTCAAGCCCGTATTATAGATGCCTGCAAACGATAACACCATTCGTTGAGCTcaaacagcagcagctcaaCGACCAACCAGGTATTCGAGGCTCTGCAGCGGCCAGAATACGCCCAGAACATGGAATAGGCGAGTTCTTTGGGGCAGCACCTTTCGACCATCCAACCCCCGCCCCCTCCAAGCGACTCAAGGAGCTATTTCCAGCATATGATGAGGACTACTCGTCTGCAGTAACGCCCTATAGAAAAGGCGAAACGATCAGTGACCTGTATGGGCGAGTCGCAGCAGCTGTACGGGCCATCATCGAGCGCTGTGACGCAGAGGGACACCGTGCTGTGGTGTTATGCACACATGCTGCGGTCGTCATAGCCCTGGGCCGCATCCTTACAGGACGTATCCCCAAggctgtcgaggaggaggatttcCACGCCTTTACGTGTGGACTGAGCACGTACCGCCGGCAAGGCCCAGGCCTGAAGAGAACTACGATGTTGGGCCCCAGTAAGTTTGTTCTGTAG
- a CDS encoding hypothetical protein (EggNog:ENOG41) → MGQERSGASQRSTNPSQSTQKEPSAIKKKIIRRDPEKRRLQNRLAQQTYREKQRKRIQELERRAAEQGAALQENSDRSLIHVRNPEGGFTSAPINEILIDAETINPSTLHPDPGNSVSQSTTDIGTWGTSLIFEDFGQWVSENPIYDEYTAPVLFFNCGCPTLHIPNHSREVLLPVIPDPYKNNLQIDIICIISAMLENCLSLGITRSMYCSDDAVSPFYRAYADSDPSPEAIITSVQRGSRTLHFDLRPTRKQVVVNHHPFIDVIPFKDIRDNIIEKMNEMDEDEFFHDSLNHLTCWGGIAGAHTGTPWDSRSWEATEEFILKWSDIVGGDEGELARNSRWWRSHRGERIVTEMF, encoded by the exons ATGGGACAAGAACGTTCCGGCGCCTCTCAGCGCTCAACGAATCCCAGCCAGTCTACCCAAAAGGAGCCTtcagccatcaagaagaagatcatccGCCGTGATCCCGAGAAGAGGCGCCTACAGAACCGCTTAGCTCAACAGACATACA GGGAAAAGCAGCGGAAGCGCATACAGGAGCTAGAGCGCCGGGCAGCCGAGCAGGGTGCTGCATTACAAGAAAACAGTGACAGGTCCCTCATTCACGTGAGGAATCCAGAAGGAGGCTTTACTTCAGCTCCTATCAATGAAATACTCATAGATGCTGAAACTATCAACCCTTCAACACTCCATCCTGATCCTGGAAACTCGGTATCACAGTCGACCACGGATATAGGCACGTGGGGCACCAGCCTCATCTTCGAAGACTTTGGCCAATGGGTTTCTGAAAACCCCATATACGATGAGTACACAGCACCAGTGCTGTTCTTCAACTGTGGTTGCCCTACGCTTCACATTCCCAACCATTCCAGAGAAGTCCTTCTCCCCGTTATCCCAGATCCATACAAAAACAATCTCCAGATCGACATCATATGCATTATCAGCGCTATGCTCGAGAACTGCCTCTCACTTGGGATAACAAGATCGATGTACTGCTCCGATGATGCCGTTTCACCCTTCTACAGGGCTTACGCGGATTCGGATCCCAGTCCTGAAGCTATCATCACATCTGTCCAGCGTGGATCCCGGACCCTGCATTTCGATCTCCGCCCTACGCGAAAGCAGGTTGTTGTTAATCACCATCCATTCATCGATGTGATTCCCTTCAAGGATATCAGGGACAACATCATCGAGAAGATGAACGaaatggatgaggatgagttcTTCCATGATTCACTTAATCACCTGACTTGTTGGGGAGGCATTGCAGGCGCACATACTGGAACCCCTTGGGACTCAAGAAGTTGGGAGGCAACGGAAGAGTTCATACTCAAGTGGTCGGATATCGTAGGGGGTGACGAAGGCGAACTGGCGAGGAACTCACGGTGGTGGAGATCACATCGCGGTGAACGGATAGTGACGGAAATGTTCTAA
- a CDS encoding hypothetical protein (EggNog:ENOG41), translating into MLSEIMRHGAQLWRPPSVCFLADHHINSRSPIMTDHEHGLGLSGLRRIRQTRPPSRNPTLPGSRASSRSPSVAALSRSTSMSAMAASTGNLSLTGGPSNPSFSDDLSRFPSESLHSFSFANQSEDFLHNRQNALKRSVEFMKDHMGLPMNSSQAALASAQARVSGDVETQNMLDLLAQAQLIRAPNLPNPDDSYAPAPLTGPAEVLENVFDKNFDPRASSTDLISPRQTSPPPRRSRVGTTRRSIPLEPAAYETAHVQDQPTTASASGGGPSGSKTTPVRPTLSLKRTMTDITAVSAQDKLIDTVSQPFLSGQPIYQEPLNSPSLAQLPSATATSFPTQLGPSVHGHTNRWVPAAQAIFTTEVKPPWTIIAANDLACLVFGVTKAEVRKMGILEVVQEERRSWLERKLLKQADDELNESQTPSGQTTPAASAASALLNGRSGITAQLLSKPNSRTQPRSYIQRRAQTVHSGDPSPPKTRGGGHNQTNSSRGVLLCGDVVPIQKRNGATGSASLWVKEKKVGLIWVLEEIHEDVAYITLDEDGIVQQVTGSTAPIWGFESIPTGFDIARLVPRIPRQGIDPNTGEIDFAQVSRRRYFTCPHSPQVNVPCTVEQTRGKLELRVSTFPHMAGIVVVEPETLKIRSSNAAFCGALFGFEKADGMSINALIPEFDNILGSLIEEDGIQLLDGMVVPEHRFRKASAFLALKEHRPDAASAFLHPAGLSAKHRDGSDLKVDVQMRVVKSEKKTVVMNETVFEGSDEDNATGDEAFEVTHSEIVYALWITYSRHLHGTQPHLGLETPTRAGALTPLHQPSPGQTPAHTPLEIASDDEGPRKNVLIAASSLSKHLKDAAMNAAAKITGQQPKPKPEEATPVPKVVEPPHKKTINDYVILEEMGQGAYGQVKLARHKQSGKKIVLKYVTKRRILVDTWTRDRKLGTVPLEVHVLEYLRKPELLHPNIVEMQGFFEDDVNYYIEMIPHGLPGMDLFDYIELRTNMDESECRSIFVQVANAIHHLHTKARVVHRDIKDENVILDGEGNIKLIDFGSAAYIKSGPFDVFVGTIDYAAPEVLAGKPYRGTEQDVWALGILLYTIIYKENPFYSIDEIMDRDLRIPYILSEESIGLIRCMLDRDVAKRYDINQVLEHPWCQAAVEE; encoded by the exons ATGTTGAGTGAAATCATGCGTCACGGAGCCCAACTGTGGCGCCCACCCTCGGTCTGCTTCCTTGCTGACCACCATATCAACTCCAGGTCTCCCATCATGACCGATCACGAGCATGGCTTAGGCCTGTCCGGCCTTCGACGAATTAGACAGACACGCCCACCATCCAGAAACCCTACTTTACCAGGATCCCGAGCATCTTCGCGAAGCCCATCCGTTGCCGCTCTGTCTCGTTCCACTTCGATGAGTGCGATGGCTGCCAGCACCGGCAACTTGTCGCTCACTGGTGGTCCATCAAATCCCAGCTTCTCCGACGATCTTTCTCGCTTCCCCTCTGAGTCTTTgcattctttctctttcgcCAATCAGTCCGAGGACTTTTTGCACAACCGACAAAATGCCCTCAAACGGTCCGTTGAGTTCATGAAGGACCATATGGGTCTTCCTATGAACTCGTCGCAGGCTGCTCTTGCAAGTGCTCAGGCAAGAGTAAGTGGCGATGTCGAGACACAGAATATGCTTGACCTACTCGCACAGGCACAGCTAATTAGAGCTCCAAACTTGCCAAACCCCGACGATTCTTACGCCCCGGCTCCTCTGACCGGTCCCGCTGAGGTCTTGGAAAATGTCTTCGACAAGAATTTTGACCCTCGAGCATCCAGCACAGATCTCATCAGTCCTCGCCAGACATCGCCACCACCTCGACGGTCAAGGGTTGggacaacaagaagatccaTTCCACTTGAGCCAGCAGCCTATGAGACTGCCCATGTTCAGGATCAACCAACTACAGCTTCTGCTAGTGGAGGAGGCCCTTCAGGCTCGAAAACTACCCCAGTCCGTCCGACGCTGAGCCTCAAGCGAACAATGACAGATATAACGGCCGTGTCGGCTCAAGATAAACTTATAGATACAGTTTCGCAGCCTTTCTTAAGTGGTCAGCCCATATATCAAGAACCATTAAACTCACCGTCCTTGGCCCAACTCCCCAGCGCCACAGCGACCAGTTTCCCCACCCAGTTAGGTCCTTCTGTACATGGACACACAAACCGATGGGTACCCGCCGCTCAGGCGATCTTTACAACAGAAGTTAAACCTCCATGGACCATTATTGCGGCAAACGATCTCGCCTGTCTGGTATTTGGCGTTACAAAAGCTGAGGTGCGCAAGATGGGCATCTTGGAAGTTGTACAGGAGGAGAGAAGGTCATGGTTGGAACGAAAACTCTTGAAGCAagcagatgatgagcttaATGAAAGCCAAACGCCCTCGGGCCAAACAACGCCTgcagcttcagcagcttcgGCACTGCTTAACGGGAGATCTGGAATAACAGCCCAGCTCCTAAGCAAGCCAAATTCGAGGACTCAGCCACGAAGTTACATACAAAGACGTGCACAAACGGTTCACAGCGGCGACCCAAGCCCGCCCAAGACCCGGGGCGGCGGGCATAATCAGACGAATTCCTCTAGAGGAGTGCTGCTATGCGGTGACGTGGTCCCCATTCAGAAACGCAACGGTGCGACCGGTTCTGCTAGTTTGTGggtcaaagagaagaaggtcggATTGATCTGGGTTTTGGAAGAGATTCACGAGGACGTCGCCTACATCACCTTGGACGAGGACGGCATCGTTCAACAGGTCACCGGCTCTACTGCTCCCATCTGGGGGTTCGAGTCAATCCCTACCGGATTCGATATAGCAAGACTCGTTCCACGGATTCCCAGACAAGGGATTGACCCTAACACAGGAGAAATCGACTTTGCCCAGGTTTCAAGGCGGAGATACTTCACCTGTCCTCACTCACCCCAAGTCAATGTGCCTTGCACAGTTGAGCAAACCCGCGGCAAGCTAGAGCTTCGTGTTTCCACGTTCCCTCACATGGCTGGAATTGTCGTGGTAGAGCCAGAGACGCTTAAGATCCGAAGCTCAAACGCAGCCTTTTGCGGTGCGCTCTTCGGATTCGAAAAGGCCGATGGCATGTCGATAAATGCACTCATTCCAGAATTCGACAACATTCTGGGGTCATTGATAGAAGAGGACGGTATACAACTCCTCGATGGTATGGTTGTTCCTGAACATCGTTTCAGAAAAGCTTCGGCCTTCCTGGCCTTGAAAGAACATAGACCTGACGCTGCATCTGCTTTCCTCCATCCTGCTGGATTAAGCGCCAAACACCGAGACGGATCCGATCTGAAGGTTGACGTCCAGATGCGTGTAGTCAAGAGTGAAAAGAAGACCGTTGTGATGAACGAGACAGTCTTCGAAGGCAGCGATGAGGACAACGCCACCGGAGACGAAGCCTTCGAAGTGACCCATTCAGAAATAGTGTATGCTTTGTGGATTACTTATTCTCGCCATCTCCACGGCACTCAGCCTCATCTCGGGCTCGAAACCCCTACCCGGGCTGGAGCTTTAACTCCTCTCCACCAGCCATCACCTGGCCAGACCCCTGCTCATACGCCTCTTGAGATTGCttcagatgatgagggaCCTCGAAAGAACGTGTTGATTGCTGCAAGTTCACTATCCAAGCATTTAAAGGATGCCGCCATGAATGCTGCTGCTAAGATCACGGGGCAGCAACCAAAGCCCAAGCCTGAAGAGGCCACTCCAGTTCCCAAGGTCGTCGAGCCTCCCCACAAGAAAACGATCAACGACTATGTGATATTGGAGGAAATGGGCCAGGGTGCGTATGGCCAAGTGAAGCTAGCCCGGCATAAACAAAGTGGCAAGAAGATTGTGCTCAAGTATGTTACCAAGCGACGTATTCTTGTCGATACGTGGACTAGAGACCGAAAGCTGGGTACTGTGCCCCTGGAAGTTCACGTCTTGGAGTACCTTCGCAAACCTGAGCTACTTCATCCCAACATCGTCGAGATGCAAGGATTCTTTGAGGATGACGTGAACTACTATATCGAGATGATTCCTCATGGTCTGCCAGGCATGGATCTCTTTGACTACATCGAACTCCGAACCAACATGGACGAGTCTGAATGCCGCAGCATTTTTGTACAAGTAGCCAATGCaatccaccacctccacACCAAGGCTCGCGTGGTACATCGCGACATCAAGGATGAAAATGTAATCCTTGATGGAGAAGGCAACATCAAACTGATCGACTTTGGGAGTGCTGCATACATCAAGAGCGGTCCATTCGATGTCTTCGTAGGCACAATCG ATTACGCTGCTCCTGAAGTTCTCGCTGGCAAGCCTTATCGGGGCACAGAGCAAGACGTTTGGGCACTAGGTATTCTCCTCTACACCATTATTTACAAGGAGAACCCATTCTACAGTATTGACGAGATCATGGACCGTGACCTGCGGATACCCTATATTCTGAGCGAGGAGAGTATCGGCCTCATTCGATGCATGCTGGACCGAGATGTCGCTAAACGCTACGATATCAACCAAGTGCTAGAGCATCCTTGGTGCcaggctgctgttgaagaatga
- a CDS encoding hypothetical protein (EggNog:ENOG41): MEVHEITPSGAPSPSPGPEGVSTAPAPDMPVKGKSRHRLIQRIQRISSTPSLSGLRRSRSVGSRGSPYSTRSTLSCVSLAATGPPQTPYSARSSTPQPSPLGLPSALSSTPQSSGEFPFDTPDGYLAIRKVENATPITTPGTAPLPSEFRSKQDVQIRTRPGVKPIQKPPFRFWDKMPNELQIHVFSFFQPRELVQASRVSKAFYKACFDGQLWTSLDASEFYREIPAESLARIIVSAGPFIKDLNLRGCVQVEHYKRTEVIVKACKNLMNATLEGCQNFQKSTLHSLLRNNEKLVSLNLTGLTAVSNTSCKIIAESCPQLEIFNISWCGRVDARGVKAVVEACPRLRDLRAGEVGGFDNVATAEAIFKTNNLERLVLSGCAELNDEALQIMMHGVEPEIDILSERPIVPARKLRHLDLSRCVRLTDAGVKAIGHLVPDLEGLQLSGCKLLNDDALESILASTPRLTHLELEDLENLTNSILSEHLAKAPCASSIEHLSLSYCENLGDTGMIPVMQTCTNLQNVDLDNTRVSDLVLAEAAAMVMKRSRRSIETGTRPKLSLQMVVYDCQNVTWTGVREVLFRNTQVKAVSGQPGRVSYPTEMIGLKCFYGFQMTVDEHQKRVLRGDLASAGRLERKWADYMQATEEAGMTGAGYRRRRRRAREAQALHLDEEDGGFGPTGRRRARTLGSCAVM, translated from the coding sequence ATGGAGGTCCACGAGATAACACCGTCCGGCGCTCCGAGCCCGAGCCCGGGCCCAGAAGGCGTATCCACTGCGCCAGCGCCGGACATGCCGGTCAAGGGCAAAAGCCGACACCGTCTGATCCAGCGAATCCAGCGAATATCTTCAACGCCTTCATTGAGTGGTCTGCGTCGCTCCAGGTCGGTTGGAAGCCGTGGGAGTCCCTATAGCACTCGAAGCACTCTCTCGTGTGTTAGTCTTGCGGCCACTGGACCGCCTCAGACCCCCTACAGCGCCCGCTCATCGACCCCACAGCCGTCGCCTCTTGGTCTACCCAGCGCTTTGAGCTCAACCCCCCAATCTTCGGGGGAGTTTCCATTCGACACTCCTGATGGTTATTTGGCCATTCGTAAGGTCGAAAATGCAACTCCAATCACCACTCCTGGGACCGCCCCGCTCCCATCCGAGTTTCGGTCCAAGCAGGACGTACAGATTCGAACCCGGCCTGGTGTAAAACCTATTCAGAAGCCACCATTCCGTTTTTGGGACAAGATGCCCAATGAGCTCCAGATTCACgtattctctttcttccagcCGAGAGAACTCGTCCAGGCATCTCGAGTTTCCAAGGCCTTTTACAAGGCCTGCTTTGACGGTCAGCTGTGGACATCCCTCGATGCTTCGGAATTTTATCGCGAGATTCCAGCCGAATCACTCGCCAGGATTATTGTTTCGGCTGGTCCTTTCATCAAGGACCTCAACCTGCGAGGCTGCGTGCAGGTCGAACACTACAAACGCACCGAGGTCATCGTAAAAGCATGCAAGAACCTCATGAACGCAACCCTGGAAGGTTGCCAAAATTTTCAGAAGAGCACGCTGCATAGCTTGCTACGTAATAACGAGAAGCTTGTTAGCCTCAACCTCACGGGGCTGACTGCGGTCTCAAATACATCCTGCAAGATCATTGCCGAGTCCTGCCCTCAGCTCGAGATCTTCAATATTTCCTGGTGCGGCAGGGTAGATGCTCGAGGTGTCAAGGCAGTTGTGGAGGCCTGCCCGAGATTGAGGGATCTTCGGGCTGGTGAAGTTGGAGGATTCGACAATGTGGCCACTGCCGAGGCTATTTTCAAGACAAACAACCTGGAGAGGTTGGTTCTGAGCGGGTGCGCCGAACTCAATGACGAGGCCCTCCAGATTATGATGCATGGTGTCGAGCCTGAAATCGATATCTTGTCTGAACGGCCCATTGTGCCGGCCCGCAAGCTTCGTCACCTCGACCTGAGCCGCTGTGTCCGACTCACAGATGCAGGCGTGAAGGCGATCGGTCATCTTGTGCCTGACCTTGAGGGCCTGCAGCTCTCAGGCTGCAAGCTGTTGAATGACGACGCTCTCGAGTCCATTCTCGCTTCCACCCCTCGGTTGACACACCTCGAACTCGAGGACCTCGAAAACCTCACCAATTCTATCCTATCAGAGCATCTCGCCAAAGCTCCTTGTGCATCTTCGATAGAGCATCTCTCTCTTAGCTACTGCGAAAACCTGGGCGACACTGGGATGATTCCGGTTATGCAAACATGCACGAACCTTCAGAACGTCGACCTTGACAACACCCGAGTCAGCGATCTCGTCCTCGCCGAAGCAGCCGCAATGGTCATGAAACGCTCTCGGCGATCTATCGAAACGGGAACACGACCGAAACTGTCCCTTCAAATGGTCGTCTACGATTGTCAAAACGTGACCTGGACAGGTGTCCGTGAGGTGCTCTTCCGCAACACCCAAGTCAAAGCTGTATCAGGCCAACCTGGCCGTGTGAGCTACCCAACCGAGATGATCGGGCTTAAGTGCTTCTATGGCTTCCAGATGACCGTTGATGAGCATCAGAAGCGAGTTCTGCGTGGTGATCTTGCGTCCGCTGGTCGCCTAGAGAGGAAATGGGCAGACTACATGCAAGCCACAGAAGAAGCGGGCATGACAGGTGCAGGCTACCGAAGACGCAGGCGTCGAGCCAGAGAAGCCCAGGCCCTCCACTTagacgaagaggatggtGGTTTTGGTCCTACCGGCCGCCGGAGGGCTCGCACCCTGGGCTCATGTGCTGTCATGTAG
- a CDS encoding hypothetical protein (EggNog:ENOG41), producing MDRPEPGLVKWSSNPSYDNFIHINLQHRVVQVYEPTGHARAGKFDYQKLARHDDFPPLTTYDWSPTNPGLLAVGTGSGIVNLLRIDDGSNAYVELGLKMSRTCQAVAFNTTGLLAVGLDRVRMDQCLHIWDVSRLSSIDKNTKGFPSDATNIAEPKTRLEPSVSVSSIKFFEDSPQTLVVGIKAQGLRIHDLRDPSSIVTFQTKCNNNLTIDYADQNYFASSALDHPGVMIWDRRATSRPVASHAYMQAIEEDELPWGGALRLDRVIETDSDPFLADGKYSLVRSLRYCRDHRGLIAVLSRTGQLKVLDTNKEAPSSGSSNPELLQVQKSYEMDVSYVETSRKNDRIVAFDWVTLSSPVLRPRLLVLRANGNFEILEQPSQTSDHVYKLVPWKAPHRGLEEGAPYHSVMQFEPSQAPDMLGPLLIEEALSEVPLFGPESANVRADTEALLKANNMTSVVIEDIGATTRPLPEAFHKASTVAAKIRALRAFVRDEFQAPKGIKPRAGDTKIVESETSEMSLASDSLGSCREIHDALLASLAEAEGLPREAQNVLDHNMLLRAKEKYLFDAVANRDIVADDPWVKYIWDWVATAEDNADDGGMVLSNIDLSYVGVHSIWTNNLGE from the exons atggaTCGCCCTGAACCTGGGCTCGTCAAATGGTCGTCCAACCCTTCATATGATAACTTCATTCATATCAACCTGCAGCACCGCGTTGTTCAGGTCTACGAACCAACTGGTCATGCAAGAGCTGGGAAGTTCGACTACCAGAAACTCGCCCGCCACGATGACTTTCCTCCCCTCACAACCTACGATTGGTCGCCAACCAATCCCGGCCTTCTTGCCGTTGGTACGGGCAGTGGCATTGTGAATTTGCTCAGGATTGACGATGGATCTAATGCGTACGTGGAGCTGGGCCTCAAGATGTCTCGTACTTGTCAAGCCGTCGCGTTCAACACAACCGGACTATTAGCAGTTGGCCTGGACAGAGTGCGAATGGATCAATGCCTTCACATCTGGGATGTCAGTCGATTGTCTTCAATAGACAAGAACACAAAAGGGTTTCCCTCGGATGCAACAAACATTGCTGAACCAAAAACCCGCCTTGAACCTAGTGTCTCTGTGTCAAGCATAAAATTCTTCGAAGACAGCCCCCAGACTCTTGTTGTGGGCATTAAGGCTCAGGGTCTTCGAATACACGACCTTCGAG ACCCTTCAAGCATTGTCACATTTCAAACAAAGTGCAACAACAATCTTACAATCGACTATGCTGATCAGAATTATTTTGCTTCTTCCGCCCTGGACCACCCTGGAGTAATGATCTGGGACCGTCGAGCGACATCTCGACCCGTGGCTTCTCACGCATACATGCAAGCaattgaggaggatgaacttCCGTGGGGTGGAGCATTGCGTCTTGACCGGGTCATCGAGACTGATTCTGACCCTTTCTTGGCCGATGGAAAGTATTCCCTTGTTCGGTCACTTCGATATTGCCGTGACCATCGTGGTTTGATTGCTGTGCTATCTCGTACGGGACAGCTCAAGGTCTTGGACACCAATAAAGAGGCCCCATCTTCTGGGTCTAGCAACCCGGaacttctccaagttcaAAAGTCTTATGAGATGGATGTTTCATATGTCGAAACATCAAGGAAGAATGATCGCATTGTTGCTTTTGACTGGGTGACATTGAGTTCCCCCGTCCTTCGTCCACGGCTCCTCGTTTTACGAGCCAATGGAAACTTTGAAATCCTCGAACAACCATCGCAAACATCAGATCATGTTTACAAACTTGTACCATGGAAAGCACCTCATCGCGGTCTCGAAG AGGGCGCCCCATACCACAGCGTGATGCAGTTTGAGCCATCCCAAGCTCCTGACATGCTAGGGCCTCTTCTTATCGAAGAAGCTTTGTCAGAAGTGCCATTATTCGGACCAGAGAGTGCAAATGTCCGGGCAGATACGGAGGCCTTACTGAAGGCAAATAACATGACTTCAGTGGTTATAGAAGATATTGGGGCAACCACAAGGCCACTTCCTGAAGCCTTTCACAAAGCCTCCACCGTTGCAGCTAAGATAAGAGCCTTGCGCGCCTTCGTAAGAGACGAGTTCCAAGCTCCAAAGGGTATAAAGCCACGTGCTGGAGACACAAAGATTGTCGAAAGCGAGACCAGTGAGATGTCCCTAGCATCCGATAGCTTGGGCTCATGCCGAGAAATCCACGACGCATTGTTGGCTTCACTAGCTGAGGCTGAAGGTCTGCCCCGAGAAGCACAGAACGTACTTGATCACAACATGTTGTTACGTGCTAAAGAGAAATACCTATTCGACGCAGTAGCAAACAGAGACATTGTGGCTGACGATCCGTGGGTGAAATATATATGGGACTGGGTGGCGA ctgctgaggataacgctgatgatggaggcATGGTACTCTCAAATATTGACCTCAGCTACGTTGGTGTTCACTCAATATGGACAAATAATCTTGGTGAATAA
- a CDS encoding hypothetical protein (BUSCO:EOG09264UKL), with the protein MGQKRGYSEIGSPEPRNRPSFNGTKKHKSSKSKHRPNEGTSTWAKKRTRTIERLLNRNQELPANVRNDLERELGALKATVSDKSFQKLRSAMISKYHMVRFFERKKASRLAKQLRKKIEETESTETDEIEALERDLHVAEVDEAYTQHFPHAEPYISLYTNAKPEKDDEDKDDDKLDYTPLKHRGLLHTARPPIWLDIEQAMKGGPHALRALRERRPTELTEEAQPERRQKKPRATTTHEVLKAQPKPQATKEKPAPFTKVKGKAAVAPKNRRERRLQERQAAQPVVKSDDDDSDEGGFFEED; encoded by the exons ATGGGGCAAAAGAGAGGATATTCGGAGATTGGGTCTCCCGAGCCTCGTAACCGTCCATCATTCAATGGTACAAAGAAGCACAAGTCGAGCAAGTCAAAGCATCGACCGAACGAGGGAACTTCAACGTGGGCCAAGAAGCGAACGCGCACTATCGAACGACTCCTGAACCGAAACCAAGAACTTCCCGCCAACGTACGCAATGATCTCGAGCGAGAGCTGGGCGCTCTCAAGGCAACAGTCTCAGACAAGAGCTTCCAGAAGCTACGAAGTGCTATGATATCGAAATATCACATGGTTCGGTTCTTTG AACGAAAGAAGGCATCGCGATTAGCAAAACAGCTGCGAAAAAAGATTGAAGAGACCGAATCTACAGAAACGGACGAGATCGAGGCATTGGAGCGTGACTTGCATGTTGCCGAAGTAGACGAGGCGTATACACAACACTTTCCCCATGCTGAACCCTACATCAGCTTGTATACCAATGCCAAGCCAGAGAAGGACGACGAAGACAAAGACGACGACAAGCTTGACTACACACCGCTCAAGCATAGGGGCCTACTGCATACAGCGCGACCGCCAATATGGTTGGACATCGAACAGGCGATGAAGGGTGGCCCCCACGCATTGCGAGCTTTAAGAGAAAGACGGCCAACTGAGCTTACAGAAGAAGCACAGCCAGAGCGCCGCCAGAAAAAGCCCAGGGCAACGACTACACATGAGGTTCTCAAGGCGCAGCCGAAACCACAGGCCACGAAGGAAAAGCCTGCACCTTtcaccaaggtcaaggggAAAGCTGCTGTTGCTCCAAAGAACCGCAGAGAACGCAGATTACAGGAGCGTCAGGCTGCACAGCCAGTCGTCAAgagtgacgacgatgatagcGACGAGGGTGGTTTCTTTGAAGAGGATTAA
- a CDS encoding hypothetical protein (EggNog:ENOG41), with translation MVLQPMRSITQPQPPWSFQTDDLPKDCPISSRGRTGGHNRYSLAVDHPQQLLQGNYRNPDTYYSYGIGSPSLQAPSNAHCYPSPPPDAEGRHINQKYTTEEGDYIIYAWHDKKMKWQRIKQEFAARFGTTPERTIQGLQAWYYRMNQRIPVWDQEGWLCFDGEDDLEPQHVSIKVRERDSQDKPMEPLGIAQRYPERAIHYSWVDAETKFKAQDWGAYL, from the coding sequence ATGGTCCTTCAGCCTATGAGATCCATTACACAACCGCAGCCGCCATGGTCTTTCCAAACTGATGATCTTCCTAAGGACTGCCCGATCTCAAGCAGAGGGAGAACCGGCGGGCATAATCGATACTCGCTTGCAGTTGATCATCCACAGCAACTTTTGCAGGGAAACTATCGAAACCCAGACACTTACTACAGCTATGGCATTGGCAGCCCATCTCTTCAAGCACCATCAAACGCGCATTGCTATCCGAGTCCACCACCAGACGCCGAGGGTCGGCACATTAACCAAAAGTACACAACAGAGGAGGGTGACTACATCATATACGCCTGGCatgacaagaagatgaagtggCAGCGCATCAAGCAAGAATTTGCAGCTCGGTTCGGCACTACTCCTGAGCGAACGATCCAAGGTCTCCAAGCGTGGTATTACCGTATGAACCAACGCATACCTGTTTGGGATCAGGAGGGCTGGCTCTGCTTCGATGGCGAAGATGACCTTGAACCTCAGCATGTCAGCATCAAGGTCCGCGAACGGGATAGCCAGGACAAACCCATGGAGCCACTGGGAATAGCTCAGCGATACCCCGAACGTGCTATTCACTACTCGTGGGTCGACGCTGAGACTAAGTTCAAGGCCCAAGACTGGGGTGCGTATTTATAA